A stretch of Camelina sativa cultivar DH55 chromosome 18, Cs, whole genome shotgun sequence DNA encodes these proteins:
- the LOC109124923 gene encoding probable LRR receptor-like serine/threonine-protein kinase At5g59680 isoform X3, translating into MKSLLVINLSGNDLNGTIPQSLQRKGLELSYQGNPRLILPGSPTKPQKTKVLVPIVASVASAAILIVVLVLFLVFRKKKPSTVQVVHPPSSKPAKDFTYATEPSIETKKRKFTYPEVMKMTNNFERVVGEGGFGVVCHGTVNGSEQVAVKLLSQSSTQGYKEFKAEVDLLLRVHHTNLVSLVGYCDEGDHLALIYEYVPNGDLRQHLSGKGGKTIVINWGTRLRIAAEAALGLEYLHIGCTPPIVHRDVKTTNILLDEQYKAKLADFGLSRSFPVGGDSHVSTVIAGTPGYLDPEYYHTSRLGEKSDVYSFGIVLLEMISNQPVIDRNRAKSHITQWVGSQLNGGDIAKIMDPKLNGDYDSRSAWRALELAMSCADPTSVKRPTMSHVVIELKECLVTENSRRNMSRGMDSLSSPEVSMIFDSEMTPRAR; encoded by the exons ATGAAATCGTTGTTGGTCAT AAATTTAAGCGGGAACGATCTTAACGGTACAATTCCTCAATCTCTACAAAGGAAAGGACTCGAGCTATC TTATCAAGGAAACCCAAGGCTTATTCTCCCTGGATCACctacaaaaccacaaaaaacaaaagttcttGTGCCAATTGTTGCATCAGTTGCTTCTGCAGCCATCCTCATTGTTGTGTTGGTTCTATTTCTtgttttcagaaagaaaaagcCGTCGACTGTTCAAG TTGTTCACCCGCCTTCGAGTAAGCCAGCAAAGGATTTTACATATGCTACTGAGCCTTCAATCGAGACGAAAAAGAGAAAGTTTACTTATCCAGAGGTTATGAAAATGACGAATAATTTCGAAAGAGTTGTAGGCGAAGGAGGATTTGGCGTTGTCTGTCACGGTACTGTAAATGGTTCTGAACAGGTAGCTGTTAAACTACTGTCTCAATCATCAACTCAAGGCTATAAAGAGTTCAAGGCAGAG gttgatcttcttctgaGAGTTCACCATACAAATTTGGTAAGCCTTGTAGGATATTGCGATGAAGGAGACCACTTAGCACTCATCTACGAATACGTACCCAATGGAGACTTAAGACAACATCTGTCAG GAAAAGGAGGTAAAACCATCGTCATCAATTGGGGTACTCGGCTAAGAATAGCTGCGGAGGCAGCATTAG GCTTGGAGTACTTACACATTGGATGCACACCACCAATAGTTCACAGAGATGTCAAAACTACAAACATATTGTTGGACGAGCAGTATAAGGCCAAACTTGCTGATTTTGGGCTCTCGAGGTCTTTCCCAGTTGGAGGTGACTCTCATGTATCGACTGTGATTGCTGGTACTCCTGGTTACCTTGATCCAGA ATATTACCACACAAGCAGGTTGGGTGAGAAAAGTGATGTGTACAGTTTTGGGATTGTGCTATTGGAAATGATCTCTAATCAACCAGTGATTGATCGAAACCGCGCAAAGTCTCACATAACACAATGGGTTGGGTCTCAGCTAAACGGAGGAGATATTGCTAAGATCATGGATCCAAAGCTAAACGGGGATTATGATTCTCGCTCTGCTTGGAGAGCTCTTGAGCTAGCAATGTCGTGCGCGGATCCAACTTCAGTAAAACGACCAACCATGTCTCATGTTGTTATCGAATTAAAAGAGTGTCTTGTGACTGAAAACTCGAGGAGAAATATGAGTCGAGGCATGGATTCACTGAGTTCCCCTGAAGTGAGCATGATCTTTGATAGTGAGATGACTCCTAGAGCAAGATAG
- the LOC104762083 gene encoding histone H4: MSGRGKGGKGLGKGGAKRHRKVLRDNIQGITKPAIRRLARRGGVKRISGLIYEETRGVLKIFLENVIRDAVTYTEHARRKTVTAMDVVYALKRQGRTLYGFGG; encoded by the coding sequence ATGTCGGGTCGTGGGAAGGGAGGAAAAGGATTGGGGAAAGGAGGAGCGAAGCGTCACAGGAAGGTTCTGAGAGACAACATCCAAGGAATCACCAAGCCTGCGATCCGGAGGTTGGCTCGTAGAGGTGGTGTCAAGCGTATCAGTGGTCTCATCTACGAGGAGACACGTGGCGTCCTCAAGATCTTTTTGGAGAACGTGATCCGTGACGCTGTTACCTACACTGAGCACGCTAGGAGGAAGACTGTCACCGCCATGGATGTCGTCTACGCTCTCAAGAGGCAAGGAAGGACTCTCTACGGATTCGGCGGTTAA
- the LOC104762084 gene encoding probable receptor-like protein kinase At5g59700 isoform X2 — protein sequence MGTEKFGFLIWVSLISSCLICFCHGYEPVNNYLINCGSSTNVTVTGRVFMSDKLASNLLTSPSEILAASNRNSNSDIYQTARIFTGISKYRLSVAKGRHWIRLHFNPFHYQSFQMGSAKFSVSSQTHVLLSDFTVKSRVMKEYSVNVVATDHLELTFAPSGNSFAFLNALEVVSVPDTLFSGDPSFVGSPGKFQGLSWQALETVHRVNMGGPRVTPNNDTLSRIWEPDSEFLIEKNLVKSVSKIASVVYVPGFATEETAPRTVYGTCTEMNSADNPTSNFNVTWDFDVDPGFQYFLRFHFCDIVSKALNQLYFNVYVDSMLGVKSLDLSSYLFNTLSGAYSMDYVTGSAKQTNRIRVSIGPSTLHTSYPTAILNGLEIMKMNNSKGQLSGGTFLPGGSSSTTKKKNVGMIIGVTVGSLLVLVVLGGFFLLYKKRGRDLDDHSKIWIPLSSNGTNSSSNGTTIASINSNSSYRIPLAAVKEATNSFDENRAIGVGGFGKVYKGELRDGMKVAVKRGNPRSQQGFAEFKTEIETLSQFRHRHLVSLIGYCDENNEMILVYEYMEKGTLKSHLYGSNLPSLSWKQRLEICIGSARGLHYLHTGDSKPVIHRDVKSANILLDENLMAKVADFGLSKTGPEIDQTHVSTAVKGSFGYLDPEYFRRQQLTEKSDVYSFGVVMFEVLCARPVIDPTLTREMVNLAEWAMKWQNKGQLEHIIDPSLRGKIRPDSLRKFGETGEKCLADYGVDRPSMGDVLWNLEYALQLQEAVIDCDPEEDNSTNMIGELPLRFNDFNHGDTSVNVSVARDGRFEEEEESSVSDLSGVSMSKVFSQLVKSEGR from the exons ATGGGTACtgaaaagtttggatttttgattTGGGTTTCATTGATTTCATCTTGCTTGATCTGCTTCTGCCATGGATACGAACCTGTGAATAATTACCTCATCAACTGTGGATCATCAACCAACGTTACTGTCACTGGTCGAGTGTTCATGTCTGATAAGCTTGCTTCGAACCTCTTAACCTCTCCCAGTGAAATTCTTGCCGCGAGTAATCGCAATTCAAATTCAGATATTTACCAGACGGCAAGAATCTTCACCGGAATCTCTAAGTATAGATTATCCGTCGCTAAAGGCCGCCACTGGATTCGTCTCCATTTCAATCCTTTTCACTACCAAAGCTTCCAGATGGGATCAGCTAAATTCTCAGTTTCGTCACAAACACATGTTCTGTTGAGTGATTTCACTGTGAAATCCAGAGTTATGAAGGAGTACTCTGTGAATGTAGTAGCCACGGATCATCTCGAGCTCACGTTTGCTCCCTCGGGTAATTCGTTCGCGTTTCTGAACGCCCTCGAGGTTGTATCTGTTCCTGACACGTTGTTCAGTGGTGACCCTTCCTTTGTAGGCAGTCCCGGGAAGTTTCAAGGGTTATCATGGCAAGCTCTTGAGACGGTTCATAGAGTGAACATGGGTGGTCCGCGTGTAACGCCTAATAACGATACGCTTTCGAGAATTTGGGAGCCTGATTCGGAGTTTCTAATTGAGAAGAATCTTGTTAAGAGTGTGTCTAAGATTGCATCTGTTGTTTATGTTCCCGGTTTTGCTACAGAGGAAACTGCTCCAAGAACCGTATATGGTACTTGCACTGAGATGAATTCAGCTGATAACCCGACTAGCAATTTCAATGTGACTTGGGATTTCGATGTTGACCCGGGTTTTCAGTACTTCCTCCGGTTTCATTTCTGCGATATCGTGAGCAAAGCTCTAAACCAGCTTTACTTCAATGTTTATGTTGACTCAATGTTGGGTGTTAAGAGTCTTGATCTAAGCTCTTATTTATTCAACACTTTGAGCGGTGCATACTCGATGGATTATGTCACGGGATCAGCTAAACAGACTAATAGAATCCGTGTGAGCATTGGTCCATCGACGCTTCACACGAGTTACCCTACCGCGATTCTGAACGGGCTAGAGATCATGAAGATGAATAACTCCAAAGGTCAGCTCAGTGGTGGGACATTTTTGCCTGGTGGTTCAAGTTCAACCACTAAGAAGAAGAACGTTGGTATGATCATTGGTGTAACGGTTGGCTCATTGCTTGTTTTAGTGGTTTTAGGTGGTTTCTTTTTGCTGTACAAGAAACGAGGACGAGACCTTGATGACCATTCAAAGATTTGGATACCTTTGTCTTCCAATGGAACAAATTCATCCTCAAATGGGACTACAATTGCAAGTATAAATTCTAACTCGAGTTATCGGATTCCTTTAGCAGCGGTTAAAGAAGCGACGAATAGCTTTGACGAGAATCGAGCTATTGGAGTTGGCGGTTTTGGTAAAGTGTACAAAGGAGAGCTTCGTGACGGCATGAAAGTAGCTGTTAAAAGAGGGAACCCTAGGTCTCAGCAAGGTTTTGCAGAGTTCAAGACAGAAATAGAAACGTTATCTCAGTTCCGTCATCGCCATTTGGTTTCTCTGATCGGTTACTGCGACGAGAACAACGAGATGATTCTTGTTTACGAATATATGGAGAAAGGAACACTGAAGAGTCATCTTTACGGCTCGAATTTACCTAGCTTGAGTTGGAAGCAACGTCTTGAGATATGTATTGGATCAGCTAGAGGATTGCATTATCTCCATACCGGTGACTCGAAACCTGTGATTCACAGAGACGTGAAATCCGCCAACATATTACTCGACGAGAATCTCATGGCTAAAGTTGCTGACTTTGGACTGTCTAAGACCGGACCTGAGATCGATCAGACTCATGTGAGTACCGCGGTCAAAGGAAGTTTCGGGTATCTCGATCCTGAATACTTCAGAAGACAACAGCTCACAGAGAAGTCAGACGTGTACTCTTTCGGAGTCGTTATGTTCGAG GTTCTCTGCGCAAGACCTGTTATAGACCCGACGCTCACTAGAGAAATGGTGAATCTTGCGGAATGGGCGATGAAATGGCAAAACAAAGGACAGCTTGAACACATCATTGATCCATCACTGCGAGGTAAGATTAGACCAGATTCGCTTAGGAAGTTTGGTGAAACAGGGGAGAAATGTTTAGCTGACTATGGAGTTGATAGACCATCAATGGGAGATGTGTTGTGGAATCTTGAATACGCTTTGCAGCTACAAGAAGCTGTGATTGATTGTGATCCAGAAGAAGATAACAGCACGAACATGATCGGTGAGTTACCTCTACGGTTCAATGATTTTAACCATGGGGACACGAGTGTTAACGTTTCTGTAGCTAGAGATGGAaggtttgaagaagaggaagagtcgAGTGTTAGTGATCTTTCGGGTGTTTCCATGAGTAAAGTTTTCTCGCAGCTGGTCAAATCTGAGGGACGATAA
- the LOC104762084 gene encoding probable receptor-like protein kinase At5g59700 isoform X1 has protein sequence MGTEKFGFLIWVSLISSCLICFCHGYEPVNNYLINCGSSTNVTVTGRVFMSDKLASNLLTSPSEILAASNRNSNSDIYQTARIFTGISKYRLSVAKGRHWIRLHFNPFHYQSFQMGSAKFSVSSQTHVLLSDFTVKSRVMKEYSVNVVATDHLELTFAPSGNSFAFLNALEVVSVPDTLFSGDPSFVGSPGKFQGLSWQALETVHRVNMGGPRVTPNNDTLSRIWEPDSEFLIEKNLVKSVSKIASVVYVPGFATEETAPRTVYGTCTEMNSADNPTSNFNVTWDFDVDPGFQYFLRFHFCDIVSKALNQLYFNVYVDSMLGVKSLDLSSYLFNTLSGAYSMDYVTGSAKQTNRIRVSIGPSTLHTSYPTAILNGLEIMKMNNSKGQLSGGTFLPGGSSSTTKKKNVGMIIGVTVGSLLVLVVLGGFFLLYKKRGRDLDDHSKIWIPLSSNGTNSSSNGTTIASINSNSSYRIPLAAVKEATNSFDENRAIGVGGFGKVYKGELRDGMKVAVKRGNPRSQQGFAEFKTEIETLSQFRHRHLVSLIGYCDENNEMILVYEYMEKGTLKSHLYGSNLPSLSWKQRLEICIGSARGLHYLHTGDSKPVIHRDVKSANILLDENLMAKVADFGLSKTGPEIDQTHVSTAVKGSFGYLDPEYFRRQQLTEKSDVYSFGVVMFEVLCARPVIDPTLTREMVNLAEWAMKWQNKGQLEHIIDPSLRGKIRPDSLRKFGETGEKCLADYGVDRPSMGDVLWNLEYALQLQEAVIDCDPEEDNSTNMIGELPLRFNDFNHGDTSVNVSVARDGRFEEEEESSVSDLSGVSMSKVFSQLVKSEGR, from the exons ATGGGTACtgaaaagtttggatttttgattTGGGTTTCATTGATTTCATCTTGCTTGATCTGCTTCTGCCATGGATACGAACCTGTGAATAATTACCTCATCAACTGTGGATCATCAACCAACGTTACTGTCACTGGTCGAGTGTTCATGTCTGATAAGCTTGCTTCGAACCTCTTAACCTCTCCCAGTGAAATTCTTGCCGCGAGTAATCGCAATTCAAATTCAGATATTTACCAGACGGCAAGAATCTTCACCGGAATCTCTAAGTATAGATTATCCGTCGCTAAAGGCCGCCACTGGATTCGTCTCCATTTCAATCCTTTTCACTACCAAAGCTTCCAGATGGGATCAGCTAAATTCTCAGTTTCGTCACAAACACATGTTCTGTTGAGTGATTTCACTGTGAAATCCAGAGTTATGAAGGAGTACTCTGTGAATGTAGTAGCCACGGATCATCTCGAGCTCACGTTTGCTCCCTCGGGTAATTCGTTCGCGTTTCTGAACGCCCTCGAGGTTGTATCTGTTCCTGACACGTTGTTCAGTGGTGACCCTTCCTTTGTAGGCAGTCCCGGGAAGTTTCAAGGGTTATCATGGCAAGCTCTTGAGACGGTTCATAGAGTGAACATGGGTGGTCCGCGTGTAACGCCTAATAACGATACGCTTTCGAGAATTTGGGAGCCTGATTCGGAGTTTCTAATTGAGAAGAATCTTGTTAAGAGTGTGTCTAAGATTGCATCTGTTGTTTATGTTCCCGGTTTTGCTACAGAGGAAACTGCTCCAAGAACCGTATATGGTACTTGCACTGAGATGAATTCAGCTGATAACCCGACTAGCAATTTCAATGTGACTTGGGATTTCGATGTTGACCCGGGTTTTCAGTACTTCCTCCGGTTTCATTTCTGCGATATCGTGAGCAAAGCTCTAAACCAGCTTTACTTCAATGTTTATGTTGACTCAATGTTGGGTGTTAAGAGTCTTGATCTAAGCTCTTATTTATTCAACACTTTGAGCGGTGCATACTCGATGGATTATGTCACGGGATCAGCTAAACAGACTAATAGAATCCGTGTGAGCATTGGTCCATCGACGCTTCACACGAGTTACCCTACCGCGATTCTGAACGGGCTAGAGATCATGAAGATGAATAACTCCAAAGGTCAGCTCAGTGGTGGGACATTTTTGCCTGGTGGTTCAAGTTCAACCACTAAGAAGAAGAACGTTGGTATGATCATTGGTGTAACGGTTGGCTCATTGCTTGTTTTAGTGGTTTTAGGTGGTTTCTTTTTGCTGTACAAGAAACGAGGACGAGACCTTGATGACCATTCAAAGATTTGGATACCTTTGTCTTCCAATGGAACAAATTCATCCTCAAATGGGACTACAATTGCAAGTATAAATTCTAACTCGAGTTATCGGATTCCTTTAGCAGCGGTTAAAGAAGCGACGAATAGCTTTGACGAGAATCGAGCTATTGGAGTTGGCGGTTTTGGTAAAGTGTACAAAGGAGAGCTTCGTGACGGCATGAAAGTAGCTGTTAAAAGAGGGAACCCTAGGTCTCAGCAAGGTTTTGCAGAGTTCAAGACAGAAATAGAAACGTTATCTCAGTTCCGTCATCGCCATTTGGTTTCTCTGATCGGTTACTGCGACGAGAACAACGAGATGATTCTTGTTTACGAATATATGGAGAAAGGAACACTGAAGAGTCATCTTTACGGCTCGAATTTACCTAGCTTGAGTTGGAAGCAACGTCTTGAGATATGTATTGGATCAGCTAGAGGATTGCATTATCTCCATACCGGTGACTCGAAACCTGTGATTCACAGAGACGTGAAATCCGCCAACATATTACTCGACGAGAATCTCATGGCTAAAGTTGCTGACTTTGGACTGTCTAAGACCGGACCTGAGATCGATCAGACTCATGTGAGTACCGCGGTCAAAGGAAGTTTCGGGTATCTCGATCCTGAATACTTCAGAAGACAACAGCTCACAGAGAAGTCAGACGTGTACTCTTTCGGAGTCGTTATGTTCGAGGTTCTCTGCGCAAGACCTGTTATAGACCCGACGCTCACTAGAGAAATGGTGAATCTTGCGGAATGGGCGATGAAATGGCAAAACAAAGGACAGCTTGAACACATCATTGATCCATCACTGCGAGGTAAGATTAGACCAGATTCGCTTAGGAAGTTTG GTGAAACAGGGGAGAAATGTTTAGCTGACTATGGAGTTGATAGACCATCAATGGGAGATGTGTTGTGGAATCTTGAATACGCTTTGCAGCTACAAGAAGCTGTGATTGATTGTGATCCAGAAGAAGATAACAGCACGAACATGATCGGTGAGTTACCTCTACGGTTCAATGATTTTAACCATGGGGACACGAGTGTTAACGTTTCTGTAGCTAGAGATGGAaggtttgaagaagaggaagagtcgAGTGTTAGTGATCTTTCGGGTGTTTCCATGAGTAAAGTTTTCTCGCAGCTGGTCAAATCTGAGGGACGATAA